A single window of Liolophura sinensis isolate JHLJ2023 chromosome 6, CUHK_Ljap_v2, whole genome shotgun sequence DNA harbors:
- the LOC135468413 gene encoding uncharacterized protein C19orf47-like isoform X1: MESSDMSTTSYWIKFFKTAGVPVGDAANYAVAFADNRIQKEMLMDLTKEYLNDMGITRLGDVIAILKHAKSVHVQDAREKILHESRSSPLSHGILAVSSVREAAKASPTSSPTPGRKGRSTAASRIVDHYIGNDPQAAPMNQPSPPTVVKKAASIGVIRLNPARQQEVPVPKVRRVFPEHEGKYKIFMPAGTTAKTKKILEQQKRLSISETRLGVKSSVFERLGQDSGTGDGISGLVKVTGLDKDVSSVFRRLGGKTTIKRAATSTSQDLLDDDDDTLCQNDPPLQYAGVLKASPKKTKTAVQTETTKFKVTLKNPLQDRLGKVVVSDKCDGSLASDTVTSGSKSVKHRLGGVVSAPASSTTSGMVSSSKSVSVIKVNKTTLNTRPFPGKGKAVSLKSGGVKARLGGHSEVSSSQEISSTAGKKTSLAGKEAKSKGVFGRLGQQV; encoded by the exons ATGGAGTCCTCAG ACATGTCCACCACATCTTACTGGATCAAGTTCTTCAAGACAGCTGGGGTTCCTGTTGGAGATGCAGCTAACTACGCTGTTGCGTTTGCTGACAACAGGATACAGAAGGAGATGTTGATGGACCTGACTAAGGAGTACCTGAATGACATGGGCATTACCCGCCTGGGGGATGTCATTGCCATCCTCAAGCATGCCAAGTCCGTCCATGTCCAG GATGCTCGGGAGAAAATTTTACATGAATCTCGCTCCTCTCCACTTTCCCATGGCATACTGGCCGTGTCATCTGTGAGGGAGGCGGCTAAAGCCTCACCTACATCCAGCCCCACCCCAGGAAGGAAAGGTAGATCCACAG CTGCCAGTAGGATTGTGGACCACTATATAGGGAATGATCCTCAGGCCGCTCCTATGAACCAGCCCTCTCCTCCTACTGTTGTCAAGAAAG cagccagtataGGAGTCATCCGTCTGAACCCAGCCAGGCAGCAGGAGGTCCCTGTCCCCAAAGTGCGCAGAGTTTTTCCAGAGCATGAGGGCAAGTACAAGATCTTCATGCCTGCAGGAACCACGGCTAAAACCAAGAAAATTCTGGAGCAGCAAAAACGACTATCAATTTCAG AGACTCGACTCGGTGTGAAGAGTTCGGTGTTTGAGCGCCTAGGACAAGACTCGGGCACAGGGGATGGGATATCCGGGCTTGTCAAGGTTACAGGGTTGGATAAG GATGTATCTTCTGTATTTAGACGTCTGGGTGGTAAGACAACTATAAAACGTGCAGCAACATCAACGTCACAAGATCTgcttgatgatgatgatgataccTTGTGCCAGAATGATCCCCCCTTACAGTACGCAGGTGTGCTCAAAGCGTCTCCGAAGAAAACAAAGACAGCTGTACAAACTGAGACAACAAAATTTAAAGTTACACTGAAAAATCCTCTGCAGGACAGATTGG GTAAAGTGGTGGTGAGTGACAAGTGTGATGGCAGCCTGGCCTCTGATACAGTGACGAGTGGTAGCAAAAGTGTGAAGCATCGGTTAGGAGGTGTGGTGTCCGCACCAGCAAGCAGCACCACCAGCGGGATGGTGTCCTCCAGCAAGTCGGTGTCTGTCATCAAAGTTAACAAAACCACACTGAACACCAGGCCATTCCCAGGGAAGGGCAAGGCAGTCAGCCTAAAATCag GTGGAGTCAAAGCGCGGCTGGGCGGTCATTCCGAAGTCAGCTCTAGTCAAGAAATCTCATCCACGGCAGGGAAGAAAACCTCATTGGCTGGAAAAGAGGCCAAGTCCAAGGGTGTATTTGGACGGCTAGGACAGCAGGTTTGA
- the LOC135468413 gene encoding uncharacterized protein C19orf47-like isoform X2, with protein sequence MESSDMSTTSYWIKFFKTAGVPVGDAANYAVAFADNRIQKEMLMDLTKEYLNDMGITRLGDVIAILKHAKSVHVQDAREKILHESRSSPLSHGILAVSSVREAAKASPTSSPTPGRKGRSTAASRIVDHYIGNDPQAAPMNQPSPPTVVKKASIGVIRLNPARQQEVPVPKVRRVFPEHEGKYKIFMPAGTTAKTKKILEQQKRLSISETRLGVKSSVFERLGQDSGTGDGISGLVKVTGLDKDVSSVFRRLGGKTTIKRAATSTSQDLLDDDDDTLCQNDPPLQYAGVLKASPKKTKTAVQTETTKFKVTLKNPLQDRLGKVVVSDKCDGSLASDTVTSGSKSVKHRLGGVVSAPASSTTSGMVSSSKSVSVIKVNKTTLNTRPFPGKGKAVSLKSGGVKARLGGHSEVSSSQEISSTAGKKTSLAGKEAKSKGVFGRLGQQV encoded by the exons ATGGAGTCCTCAG ACATGTCCACCACATCTTACTGGATCAAGTTCTTCAAGACAGCTGGGGTTCCTGTTGGAGATGCAGCTAACTACGCTGTTGCGTTTGCTGACAACAGGATACAGAAGGAGATGTTGATGGACCTGACTAAGGAGTACCTGAATGACATGGGCATTACCCGCCTGGGGGATGTCATTGCCATCCTCAAGCATGCCAAGTCCGTCCATGTCCAG GATGCTCGGGAGAAAATTTTACATGAATCTCGCTCCTCTCCACTTTCCCATGGCATACTGGCCGTGTCATCTGTGAGGGAGGCGGCTAAAGCCTCACCTACATCCAGCCCCACCCCAGGAAGGAAAGGTAGATCCACAG CTGCCAGTAGGATTGTGGACCACTATATAGGGAATGATCCTCAGGCCGCTCCTATGAACCAGCCCTCTCCTCCTACTGTTGTCAAGAAAG ccagtataGGAGTCATCCGTCTGAACCCAGCCAGGCAGCAGGAGGTCCCTGTCCCCAAAGTGCGCAGAGTTTTTCCAGAGCATGAGGGCAAGTACAAGATCTTCATGCCTGCAGGAACCACGGCTAAAACCAAGAAAATTCTGGAGCAGCAAAAACGACTATCAATTTCAG AGACTCGACTCGGTGTGAAGAGTTCGGTGTTTGAGCGCCTAGGACAAGACTCGGGCACAGGGGATGGGATATCCGGGCTTGTCAAGGTTACAGGGTTGGATAAG GATGTATCTTCTGTATTTAGACGTCTGGGTGGTAAGACAACTATAAAACGTGCAGCAACATCAACGTCACAAGATCTgcttgatgatgatgatgataccTTGTGCCAGAATGATCCCCCCTTACAGTACGCAGGTGTGCTCAAAGCGTCTCCGAAGAAAACAAAGACAGCTGTACAAACTGAGACAACAAAATTTAAAGTTACACTGAAAAATCCTCTGCAGGACAGATTGG GTAAAGTGGTGGTGAGTGACAAGTGTGATGGCAGCCTGGCCTCTGATACAGTGACGAGTGGTAGCAAAAGTGTGAAGCATCGGTTAGGAGGTGTGGTGTCCGCACCAGCAAGCAGCACCACCAGCGGGATGGTGTCCTCCAGCAAGTCGGTGTCTGTCATCAAAGTTAACAAAACCACACTGAACACCAGGCCATTCCCAGGGAAGGGCAAGGCAGTCAGCCTAAAATCag GTGGAGTCAAAGCGCGGCTGGGCGGTCATTCCGAAGTCAGCTCTAGTCAAGAAATCTCATCCACGGCAGGGAAGAAAACCTCATTGGCTGGAAAAGAGGCCAAGTCCAAGGGTGTATTTGGACGGCTAGGACAGCAGGTTTGA
- the LOC135468521 gene encoding uncharacterized protein LOC135468521 isoform X2: protein MPMWLMGGNSSKIPMSVIPPVSRNAALPLGSAVDRGVSNMATLGNPGCLLVRIASRKTGGIRSVRCISEARIRSGFVGMVGWTPLIRMNKLSEETGCEILAKAEFCNGGGSVKDRAAWFLINSAQKKGVLKPGGTVVEGTAGNTGIGLAHICLALGYKCVIYMPNNQSKEKIEVLETLGAEVRPVPVVPWTDPDNYNHQAQRFADSIENAVWTNQFDNTANKQAHLETTGPEIWQQTGGKVDAVVFSTGTGGTLAGVGTYLKEKNPKVQVFLADPEGSVLYNWFTSGKLERSEGSSITEGIGQGRVTKNLEGSPVDGALLMKDTASVEMTFRLLHEEGFLVGASSGLNVAAARDVAKMMGPGHTIVTCLCDTGQVCWSVYQKPTGSLYINI from the exons ATGCCAATGTGGCTAATGGGAGGGAACTCGTCCAAAATACCAATGAGTGTTATTCCCCCTGTTTCACGAAATGCAGCATTGCCACTAGGTAGCGCTGTTGACAGGGGGGTTTCCAACATGGCCACATTGGGAAATCCCGGGTGTCTGCTTGTGCGGATAGCAAGTAGGAAAACAGGAGGCATTCGTTCAGTACGGTGTATTTCGGAG GCTCGTATCAGAAGTGGATTCGTTGGAATGGTAGGATG GACACCTTTGATACGAATGAATAAACTGAGTGAGGAGACAG GGTGTGAGATTCTGGCCAAGGCTGAGTTTTGTAATGGAGGTGGGTCTGTCAAGGACAGAGCGGCCTGGTTCCTGATCAACAGTGCTCAGAAGAAAG GTGTGTTGAAGCCAGGAGGTACAGTTGTGGAGGGCACTGCTGGAAATACTGGCATCGGATTGGCTCACATCTGCCTGGCACTGGGCTATAAATGTGTTATCTACATGCCAAATAACCAATCAAAG GAGAAGATAGAGGTTTTGGAGACGCTGGGTGCAGAAGTGCGACCAGTCCCGGTGGTTCCCTGGACTGATCCAGATAACTACAACCATCAG GCTCAGCGTTTTGCTGACAGTATAGAGAATGCTGTCTGGACAAACCAGTTTGACAACACTGCAAACAAGCAAGCTCACCTTGAAACCACAGGCCCTGAGATATGGCAGCAAACAG GGGGGAAAGTGGATGCTGTGGTGTTTTCTACAGGCACTGGTGGGACTTTGGCAG GTGTAGGCACTTACCTGAAGGAGAAGAATCCTAAAGTACAGGTGTTCCTGGCAGATCCTGAG GGAAGTGTATTGTACAATTGGTTCACATCTGGCAAACTAGAGAGGTCGGAGGGCAGCTCAATTACAGAGGGCATAGGTCAAGGTCGGGTTACCAAAAATTTGGAGGGATCACCAGTAGATGGCGCTCTTCTGATGAAAGACACAGCTTCAGTAGAAATG ACATTTCGCTTGTTGCATGAGGAAGGGTTTCTGGTGGGGGCCTCCTCAGGTCTAAATGTGGCAGCTGCTCGAGACGTGGCGAAGATGATGGGGCCCGGTCACACCATTGTCACATGTTTGTGTGACACAGGACAG
- the LOC135468521 gene encoding uncharacterized protein LOC135468521 isoform X1 yields the protein MPMWLMGGNSSKIPMSVIPPVSRNAALPLGSAVDRGVSNMATLGNPGCLLVRIASRKTGGIRSVRCISEARIRSGFVGMVGWTPLIRMNKLSEETGCEILAKAEFCNGGGSVKDRAAWFLINSAQKKGVLKPGGTVVEGTAGNTGIGLAHICLALGYKCVIYMPNNQSKEKIEVLETLGAEVRPVPVVPWTDPDNYNHQAQRFADSIENAVWTNQFDNTANKQAHLETTGPEIWQQTGGKVDAVVFSTGTGGTLAGVGTYLKEKNPKVQVFLADPEGSVLYNWFTSGKLERSEGSSITEGIGQGRVTKNLEGSPVDGALLMKDTASVEMTFRLLHEEGFLVGASSGLNVAAARDVAKMMGPGHTIVTCLCDTGQKYYAKLFSKDFLASKGLLECVPEAYRKSLH from the exons ATGCCAATGTGGCTAATGGGAGGGAACTCGTCCAAAATACCAATGAGTGTTATTCCCCCTGTTTCACGAAATGCAGCATTGCCACTAGGTAGCGCTGTTGACAGGGGGGTTTCCAACATGGCCACATTGGGAAATCCCGGGTGTCTGCTTGTGCGGATAGCAAGTAGGAAAACAGGAGGCATTCGTTCAGTACGGTGTATTTCGGAG GCTCGTATCAGAAGTGGATTCGTTGGAATGGTAGGATG GACACCTTTGATACGAATGAATAAACTGAGTGAGGAGACAG GGTGTGAGATTCTGGCCAAGGCTGAGTTTTGTAATGGAGGTGGGTCTGTCAAGGACAGAGCGGCCTGGTTCCTGATCAACAGTGCTCAGAAGAAAG GTGTGTTGAAGCCAGGAGGTACAGTTGTGGAGGGCACTGCTGGAAATACTGGCATCGGATTGGCTCACATCTGCCTGGCACTGGGCTATAAATGTGTTATCTACATGCCAAATAACCAATCAAAG GAGAAGATAGAGGTTTTGGAGACGCTGGGTGCAGAAGTGCGACCAGTCCCGGTGGTTCCCTGGACTGATCCAGATAACTACAACCATCAG GCTCAGCGTTTTGCTGACAGTATAGAGAATGCTGTCTGGACAAACCAGTTTGACAACACTGCAAACAAGCAAGCTCACCTTGAAACCACAGGCCCTGAGATATGGCAGCAAACAG GGGGGAAAGTGGATGCTGTGGTGTTTTCTACAGGCACTGGTGGGACTTTGGCAG GTGTAGGCACTTACCTGAAGGAGAAGAATCCTAAAGTACAGGTGTTCCTGGCAGATCCTGAG GGAAGTGTATTGTACAATTGGTTCACATCTGGCAAACTAGAGAGGTCGGAGGGCAGCTCAATTACAGAGGGCATAGGTCAAGGTCGGGTTACCAAAAATTTGGAGGGATCACCAGTAGATGGCGCTCTTCTGATGAAAGACACAGCTTCAGTAGAAATG ACATTTCGCTTGTTGCATGAGGAAGGGTTTCTGGTGGGGGCCTCCTCAGGTCTAAATGTGGCAGCTGCTCGAGACGTGGCGAAGATGATGGGGCCCGGTCACACCATTGTCACATGTTTGTGTGACACAGGACAG aaatactATGCAAAGTTATTTAGCAAGGATTTCTTAGCCAGCAAAG
- the LOC135468521 gene encoding uncharacterized protein LOC135468521 isoform X3: protein MVGWTPLIRMNKLSEETGCEILAKAEFCNGGGSVKDRAAWFLINSAQKKGVLKPGGTVVEGTAGNTGIGLAHICLALGYKCVIYMPNNQSKEKIEVLETLGAEVRPVPVVPWTDPDNYNHQAQRFADSIENAVWTNQFDNTANKQAHLETTGPEIWQQTGGKVDAVVFSTGTGGTLAGVGTYLKEKNPKVQVFLADPEGSVLYNWFTSGKLERSEGSSITEGIGQGRVTKNLEGSPVDGALLMKDTASVEMTFRLLHEEGFLVGASSGLNVAAARDVAKMMGPGHTIVTCLCDTGQKYYAKLFSKDFLASKGLLECVPEAYRKSLH, encoded by the exons ATGGTAGGATG GACACCTTTGATACGAATGAATAAACTGAGTGAGGAGACAG GGTGTGAGATTCTGGCCAAGGCTGAGTTTTGTAATGGAGGTGGGTCTGTCAAGGACAGAGCGGCCTGGTTCCTGATCAACAGTGCTCAGAAGAAAG GTGTGTTGAAGCCAGGAGGTACAGTTGTGGAGGGCACTGCTGGAAATACTGGCATCGGATTGGCTCACATCTGCCTGGCACTGGGCTATAAATGTGTTATCTACATGCCAAATAACCAATCAAAG GAGAAGATAGAGGTTTTGGAGACGCTGGGTGCAGAAGTGCGACCAGTCCCGGTGGTTCCCTGGACTGATCCAGATAACTACAACCATCAG GCTCAGCGTTTTGCTGACAGTATAGAGAATGCTGTCTGGACAAACCAGTTTGACAACACTGCAAACAAGCAAGCTCACCTTGAAACCACAGGCCCTGAGATATGGCAGCAAACAG GGGGGAAAGTGGATGCTGTGGTGTTTTCTACAGGCACTGGTGGGACTTTGGCAG GTGTAGGCACTTACCTGAAGGAGAAGAATCCTAAAGTACAGGTGTTCCTGGCAGATCCTGAG GGAAGTGTATTGTACAATTGGTTCACATCTGGCAAACTAGAGAGGTCGGAGGGCAGCTCAATTACAGAGGGCATAGGTCAAGGTCGGGTTACCAAAAATTTGGAGGGATCACCAGTAGATGGCGCTCTTCTGATGAAAGACACAGCTTCAGTAGAAATG ACATTTCGCTTGTTGCATGAGGAAGGGTTTCTGGTGGGGGCCTCCTCAGGTCTAAATGTGGCAGCTGCTCGAGACGTGGCGAAGATGATGGGGCCCGGTCACACCATTGTCACATGTTTGTGTGACACAGGACAG aaatactATGCAAAGTTATTTAGCAAGGATTTCTTAGCCAGCAAAG